A window from Methylocystis sp. MJC1 encodes these proteins:
- a CDS encoding EAL domain-containing protein produces the protein MSVIFTLEQHDPWLVFVAACVCALTSFAAVKLLAHAAETSAGKRPSWLTVAAMAIGLGVWSTHFIAMLAYSPGVDHGYDATLTFASLAASVAVTMLAFRVALSAPSAFNALLGGLLLGIGLAVTHYLGMAAFKVAGRIHWDDALVVASLLISAVFSTLGVSAALRANSMMAAATLFLMAAVGGLHFASMSAMSIAPDPTIAIPQNTIPQSAVAIAGAVLSILIMTFSLFGLLYENDRRRRAAEAERMRGLANAAVEGLLVCCKGVVTTANDSFLALVGMDLATIRGANLSAFFPAEAIREIEDAESKIPVETVLACKNGIRIRVELLCRMIDFGGDPHIAIAVRDIRWRREAENHIRFLAHHDVLTGLPNRSHCYDILDREIARSVHSNGRMAAMVIDLDHFKEVNDLFGHAEGDAMLKSFARVVSSVLGPSGTLARLGGDEFAAILPDIADRDAAVRVAQAIIDAIRAENQASQSRAVMSASIGVAVHPADGRDRESLLAHADMALYQTKAEKRGGYRLFDPVMAVRIHDRRAIEQDLRNAIDGDELHLVYQPQTDISTNQIVGFEALLRWTHPMRGNIPPADFIPIAEESRIMLRLDEWVLAAACREAAKWRNPLSISVNISAASLHNRHFPTILQNILSVSGLNPARLELEVTETTLIADFERALETMLSVKAMGVRIAMDDFGTGYSSLTYLRTFPFDRLKIDRTFIGSVTNCDQSATIVRAVLGLGRSLGLPVVAEGVETPEELRFLAGEHCDEAQGYLIGKPACIDAFLDIVDRAPKELEMAAA, from the coding sequence ATGTCTGTCATCTTTACGCTAGAGCAGCACGATCCTTGGCTCGTCTTCGTGGCCGCATGCGTTTGTGCGCTGACCTCATTCGCAGCCGTCAAACTGCTCGCTCATGCGGCTGAGACGAGCGCAGGCAAACGCCCGTCCTGGCTGACCGTCGCCGCCATGGCCATCGGACTCGGCGTCTGGTCCACCCATTTCATCGCCATGCTGGCCTATTCCCCAGGCGTCGATCACGGCTACGACGCCACACTCACATTTGCCTCTCTCGCTGCGTCAGTCGCAGTGACCATGCTTGCTTTCCGGGTGGCCCTTTCGGCGCCGTCCGCATTTAATGCGCTTCTCGGCGGCCTGCTCCTCGGGATCGGCCTGGCGGTGACGCATTATCTCGGGATGGCGGCCTTCAAGGTGGCGGGCCGGATTCACTGGGATGACGCGCTCGTCGTCGCCTCGCTCCTCATCAGCGCAGTCTTTTCAACGCTTGGCGTGAGCGCGGCCCTTCGCGCCAACTCCATGATGGCCGCGGCGACGCTCTTCTTGATGGCTGCGGTCGGCGGTCTCCATTTCGCCAGCATGTCCGCCATGTCCATTGCCCCGGACCCAACCATCGCCATTCCTCAAAACACGATTCCCCAATCGGCGGTGGCGATCGCGGGCGCGGTGTTGAGCATATTGATCATGACGTTTTCGCTCTTCGGCCTTTTATATGAGAACGATCGTCGGCGCCGCGCGGCGGAGGCCGAGCGGATGCGTGGCCTTGCCAACGCAGCGGTCGAAGGGCTTCTCGTGTGCTGCAAAGGCGTGGTCACGACCGCCAATGACAGTTTTCTCGCTCTTGTCGGCATGGATCTCGCGACCATCCGAGGCGCAAATCTCTCGGCCTTCTTTCCCGCAGAGGCCATCCGCGAGATTGAAGACGCTGAAAGCAAAATCCCTGTCGAAACCGTTCTCGCCTGCAAAAACGGCATTCGAATCCGCGTCGAACTGTTGTGTCGGATGATCGACTTCGGCGGCGACCCGCATATCGCCATAGCTGTTCGCGACATAAGATGGCGGCGAGAAGCCGAAAATCACATCCGCTTTCTGGCGCATCACGACGTCCTGACCGGTCTACCCAACCGCAGCCATTGCTACGATATCCTCGACCGTGAGATCGCCCGATCGGTCCATTCAAACGGGCGTATGGCCGCGATGGTCATCGATCTCGATCACTTCAAGGAAGTGAACGACCTCTTCGGGCACGCCGAAGGCGACGCCATGCTCAAATCCTTCGCCCGCGTCGTCTCCTCCGTGTTGGGCCCGAGCGGAACGCTCGCCCGCCTCGGCGGCGACGAATTCGCCGCCATCCTGCCCGATATCGCCGATCGTGACGCCGCCGTGCGCGTCGCGCAGGCGATCATCGACGCGATCCGGGCCGAGAACCAGGCGAGCCAATCGCGCGCTGTCATGTCGGCAAGCATTGGCGTCGCGGTTCATCCCGCTGACGGCCGCGACCGCGAATCCCTGCTCGCCCATGCGGATATGGCGCTTTATCAGACGAAGGCGGAGAAGCGCGGCGGCTATCGACTCTTCGACCCGGTCATGGCGGTGAGAATTCACGACCGTCGCGCCATCGAACAGGACCTTCGCAACGCCATTGACGGCGACGAGCTGCATCTCGTCTATCAGCCCCAGACGGACATATCGACGAACCAAATCGTCGGTTTCGAAGCGCTGCTGCGCTGGACGCATCCTATGCGCGGCAACATTCCCCCCGCGGATTTCATCCCGATCGCCGAGGAGAGCCGGATCATGCTGCGTCTCGACGAATGGGTGCTGGCCGCCGCCTGCCGCGAAGCCGCCAAATGGCGCAACCCGCTCTCGATCTCCGTCAATATTTCGGCCGCCAGCCTGCACAACCGCCACTTCCCGACGATCCTGCAGAACATCCTCTCTGTGTCTGGCCTCAATCCCGCGCGCCTCGAGTTGGAAGTCACGGAGACGACGCTGATCGCGGATTTCGAGCGGGCGCTCGAGACAATGCTGAGCGTCAAGGCGATGGGAGTCAGGATCGCGATGGATGACTTCGGCACGGGCTATTCGTCGCTGACCTATCTGCGGACCTTTCCCTTCGACCGATTGAAGATCGACCGCACCTTCATCGGCTCGGTCACGAATTGCGATCAATCGGCCACCATCGTGCGCGCCGTGCTCGGTCTCGGGCGCAGCCTCGGCCTGCCCGTCGTCGCCGAGGGCGTCGAAACGCCGGAGGAGCTGCGCTTCCTCGCAGGCGAGCACTGCGACGAAGCTCAGGGGTATCTGATTGGAAAACCCGCCTGTATCGACGCCTTCCTCGATATCGTCGACCGCGCTCCCAAGGAGTTGGAAATGGCGGCCGCCTGA
- a CDS encoding carbohydrate porin, whose product MHFIGKIQLPRAQARLVFLGAANALLAPFSAIAADAPPPVFNWGGLYLGASFGAGIPLHRGERLQAGSGFTSTIYDLYPASHTRTGVTVGAQVGYNWQRGSWVWGFETDLSLLDGRRTPSGVFPTSLAYPGAPFFTMSANANATYFASIRARFGFAYDRALFYLTGGVAAGGARGPAKLSFGPGVDFTADWSQSSRAKYAVGGGFEYAFAADWSARAEYLFLSQSLNTQVFNNGSNNQYFSRIRNENHILRFGLNYHFGENEFIPGQLEYGGRRSADAGDKEEVKTERYSVHAQSTNVVQAIPKFYARYDGPKSFPSKGVGDVLTQNDLFLGLRLWEGGAVYVNPEINLGYGPGNSTGSAAYPDGLAQKIGRDAPYMRFQRYFLRQIIGLDSSGDRVNDPDEGSRSEVLESVQNQVSGKVDKDRIIITLGKFSVGDVFDDNVYAHDPTTGFMSFAFNYMGAFDYVSDAWGYTNGLAVEWKQNWWTLRAGTFQQSTVPNGNDIEPRLFNQYMGVLEFEARYELLGQPGAIKFLAYGDNGRFAKFQDVINLALATGNLPPDVTALQQRHFKAGGGINIKQQVMDNVGFFLRASMADGRYQTVDYIDNDRQVSAGFVFDGSLWNRRDDEIGIAGAMAGLHGDHVRYFELGGIGTYIGDGAMSYGGEKNMETYYKLGLSKNFDVTFDYQFFVNPGHNMARGPVNVFSLRARAAF is encoded by the coding sequence ATGCACTTCATCGGAAAAATCCAACTGCCCCGTGCGCAGGCGCGCCTTGTTTTCCTAGGCGCGGCCAACGCTCTTCTCGCGCCGTTTTCCGCGATCGCCGCGGATGCGCCGCCGCCCGTTTTCAACTGGGGTGGCCTTTACCTTGGCGCGAGCTTCGGCGCCGGCATTCCTCTCCACCGCGGAGAGCGGCTGCAGGCGGGAAGCGGCTTCACGTCGACTATCTATGACCTCTACCCGGCGAGCCATACGCGCACTGGCGTCACGGTCGGCGCTCAAGTCGGCTATAATTGGCAGCGTGGCTCTTGGGTCTGGGGTTTCGAGACGGATTTGAGCCTGCTCGACGGCCGCCGCACGCCCAGCGGCGTTTTCCCCACATCTTTGGCCTATCCGGGCGCGCCATTCTTCACGATGTCCGCAAATGCGAACGCCACTTATTTCGCGAGCATTCGCGCCCGATTTGGTTTCGCCTATGACCGTGCGTTGTTCTATCTGACCGGCGGCGTTGCGGCGGGCGGCGCACGCGGGCCGGCAAAGCTTTCCTTCGGCCCCGGCGTCGATTTCACGGCGGACTGGTCGCAGTCGTCGCGCGCGAAATACGCCGTCGGCGGCGGCTTCGAATACGCCTTCGCCGCCGATTGGTCGGCGCGCGCGGAATATCTCTTTCTCAGCCAGTCTTTGAACACGCAGGTTTTCAACAACGGCTCCAACAATCAATATTTCTCGCGCATTCGCAACGAGAACCATATTCTGCGCTTCGGCTTGAACTACCACTTCGGCGAGAACGAGTTCATCCCCGGTCAGTTGGAGTATGGCGGCCGCAGAAGCGCCGACGCGGGCGATAAGGAAGAAGTCAAGACGGAGCGCTACAGCGTCCATGCCCAGTCAACCAATGTCGTTCAGGCGATTCCGAAATTCTATGCCAGATATGACGGGCCCAAGAGCTTTCCCTCCAAGGGCGTGGGCGATGTTTTGACCCAGAACGATCTCTTCCTGGGGCTTCGCCTTTGGGAAGGCGGGGCCGTCTATGTCAATCCGGAGATCAACCTGGGTTATGGGCCGGGGAATTCGACGGGCTCCGCCGCTTATCCGGACGGGCTCGCCCAAAAGATCGGCCGCGATGCTCCCTATATGCGCTTCCAGCGTTATTTCCTGCGGCAGATCATCGGGCTGGATTCGAGCGGCGATCGCGTCAACGATCCTGACGAAGGTTCGCGGAGCGAAGTGCTGGAATCGGTGCAGAACCAGGTTTCCGGCAAGGTCGACAAGGACCGTATCATCATCACGCTCGGCAAGTTTTCGGTGGGCGACGTCTTCGACGACAACGTCTATGCTCATGATCCCACGACCGGCTTCATGAGCTTCGCGTTCAATTATATGGGCGCCTTCGATTACGTGTCCGACGCCTGGGGTTACACCAATGGGCTTGCCGTCGAGTGGAAGCAGAATTGGTGGACGCTGCGCGCCGGGACGTTCCAGCAATCAACCGTTCCCAACGGCAACGACATCGAGCCTCGACTGTTCAACCAATATATGGGCGTTCTCGAATTCGAAGCGCGCTACGAGCTTCTCGGCCAGCCCGGCGCGATCAAGTTTCTTGCCTATGGCGACAACGGCCGTTTCGCTAAATTTCAGGACGTGATCAATCTCGCCTTGGCGACCGGCAATCTGCCGCCGGACGTCACCGCGCTTCAGCAACGTCACTTCAAGGCGGGCGGCGGCATCAATATCAAGCAGCAGGTTATGGATAATGTGGGTTTCTTCCTGCGCGCGAGCATGGCGGACGGGCGTTATCAGACCGTCGACTATATCGATAACGACCGTCAGGTCTCTGCCGGCTTTGTCTTCGACGGCTCGCTTTGGAACCGTCGCGACGACGAGATCGGCATCGCGGGCGCGATGGCGGGGCTTCACGGCGACCATGTGCGTTATTTCGAGCTTGGCGGCATCGGCACCTATATCGGCGACGGCGCGATGAGCTACGGCGGCGAAAAGAATATGGAGACCTACTACAAGCTCGGTCTCAGCAAGAATTTCGACGTTACCTTCGACTATCAGTTTTTTGTCAATCCGGGGCACAACATGGCGCGCGGGCCGGTCAACGTCTTCAGCCTGCGCGCGCGTGCGGCCTTCTGA
- a CDS encoding glycosyltransferase family 4 protein, with the protein MTRFDDQDRIDDYLRRQVFEEECFLRAYEMDPYTRIVYRRLRELYWTVSRLLKRDNHATASSAFGKPIFAGVAQLLPGPRIFIDATDLVRSGKATGIQRVVKEISVNAAALGLGLPVVVQDGRLAAACAGFEKIECREGDILLLLDAGWNRLDEYTQLRQDFRARGGKIVACLYDLFPLLYPTLYNPTLIANFQAWTHRVLLDCDAIVAISKSVADRFAIYIKGLEREPRDGMKLGWWRLGADFKQEDNKAPAASVEALARRAPFFLSVGTVETRKGYPVALEAFERLWAEGVDANFIIVGRPGWNAAAFENRLRGHHEKGRRLFWLDDASDEDLAFLYREARAVVLPTMAEGFGLPLVEAAHFGAPVIASDIDVFREIGGDAACYFDLLDAGSLVERIRQMLATEKYAPDIPSLSWRDSTVELMKMLREGRYQRSLG; encoded by the coding sequence ATGACTCGCTTTGACGACCAGGATCGAATTGACGACTACCTAAGACGCCAGGTCTTCGAGGAAGAATGTTTTCTTCGCGCCTATGAGATGGACCCCTATACGCGGATCGTTTATCGGCGTCTTCGCGAGCTGTATTGGACTGTTTCGAGGCTTTTGAAACGTGATAACCACGCGACGGCGTCGAGCGCGTTTGGCAAGCCGATCTTTGCGGGCGTTGCGCAGCTCCTGCCAGGACCGCGCATCTTCATCGACGCGACGGATCTCGTGAGAAGCGGCAAGGCGACGGGCATTCAGCGCGTCGTCAAGGAGATTTCCGTCAACGCCGCTGCGCTCGGTCTGGGGCTGCCCGTTGTCGTTCAGGACGGGCGGCTTGCGGCGGCTTGCGCAGGGTTCGAGAAAATCGAGTGCCGAGAGGGCGACATATTGCTGCTGCTCGACGCCGGCTGGAACCGGCTCGACGAATATACGCAGCTCCGGCAGGATTTCCGAGCGCGGGGCGGTAAGATCGTCGCCTGCCTCTACGATCTCTTCCCGCTGCTTTATCCGACACTTTACAACCCGACGCTGATTGCGAATTTCCAGGCCTGGACGCATCGAGTCTTGCTGGATTGCGACGCGATCGTCGCGATCTCGAAGAGCGTGGCCGATCGTTTCGCCATCTATATCAAAGGGCTCGAGCGCGAGCCGCGAGATGGTATGAAGCTGGGGTGGTGGCGGCTCGGCGCGGATTTCAAGCAAGAAGACAATAAAGCTCCCGCCGCTTCGGTTGAGGCGCTCGCGCGGCGCGCGCCGTTTTTTCTGAGCGTCGGCACCGTCGAGACGCGCAAAGGCTATCCGGTGGCCTTGGAGGCTTTCGAAAGGCTCTGGGCCGAGGGCGTAGACGCGAATTTCATCATCGTCGGTCGTCCGGGTTGGAACGCGGCGGCCTTCGAAAATCGGCTACGCGGGCATCACGAGAAAGGGCGTCGGCTTTTCTGGCTCGACGATGCAAGCGACGAGGATTTGGCTTTTCTGTATCGGGAAGCGCGTGCAGTGGTTCTGCCGACGATGGCGGAAGGCTTCGGTCTGCCGCTGGTCGAGGCGGCGCATTTCGGCGCGCCTGTGATCGCGAGCGACATTGATGTGTTTCGTGAGATCGGGGGCGACGCCGCGTGTTATTTCGATCTTCTCGACGCGGGGAGCCTTGTCGAGCGAATTCGCCAAATGCTCGCCACGGAGAAATACGCGCCGGATATCCCCTCGTTGAGTTGGCGCGACTCAACTGTCGAGCTGATGAAGATGCTGCGCGAGGGTCGGTACCAGCGCAGCCTCGGTTGA
- a CDS encoding FkbM family methyltransferase has translation MTTLGELGKKYNEWRRKTLPQSIDDADWRHEEIRARLIEIKDLLVPHFPQSSTSWTQALQDELRATLRLLEPQKAIGVAKARVGSAGDGGYVQLDDLAGVIHAFSFGVCDDDAWDLAMAQAGVPVEQFDHSVENAPSSHPLLRFHRKMITAQPGPDSESLAALVSEFSKSDAPDLFLKMDIEGWEWEVFDATPDHLLAKHAQIVCEFHDLSQLASPHFYFRAKRVLEKLHRLFAVTHVHANNCVPYSLIANIPLPDVLEISFASRARYRFEPSQETFPTPLDAPCSPKQPDYILGAFRF, from the coding sequence ATGACCACGCTGGGGGAGCTCGGAAAGAAATACAACGAATGGCGACGCAAGACTTTGCCGCAATCGATTGATGACGCGGATTGGCGTCACGAGGAAATTCGAGCACGCCTCATCGAGATAAAAGATCTGCTGGTCCCTCATTTCCCGCAAAGTTCGACGAGCTGGACGCAGGCGCTGCAAGATGAATTACGCGCGACGCTACGCCTGCTCGAGCCTCAAAAGGCCATCGGCGTCGCCAAGGCGCGCGTCGGCTCGGCCGGCGATGGCGGCTATGTTCAGCTCGACGATCTTGCCGGCGTGATCCACGCTTTTTCCTTCGGCGTTTGCGACGATGACGCCTGGGATCTTGCGATGGCGCAGGCTGGCGTTCCTGTCGAGCAATTCGACCACTCGGTCGAGAACGCGCCTTCATCGCACCCGCTCCTGCGCTTCCACCGCAAGATGATTACGGCCCAGCCGGGCCCGGACAGCGAGTCGCTTGCGGCGCTCGTCTCGGAATTTTCCAAGAGCGACGCGCCCGACCTTTTCTTAAAAATGGACATCGAAGGATGGGAATGGGAGGTCTTCGACGCTACTCCGGACCATCTTCTCGCAAAGCACGCGCAGATCGTCTGCGAATTTCACGACCTCTCGCAGCTTGCCTCGCCGCATTTCTATTTCCGCGCCAAGCGCGTCTTAGAAAAGCTCCACCGGCTTTTTGCCGTGACGCATGTGCACGCAAATAATTGCGTGCCCTATAGTCTCATCGCGAATATTCCGCTCCCAGACGTTCTGGAAATCTCGTTCGCCAGCAGAGCGCGCTATCGCTTCGAGCCGAGCCAGGAAACCTTTCCGACGCCGCTGGACGCGCCCTGCTCGCCGAAACAACCAGATTACATTCTCGGGGCTTTCCGCTTCTGA